The Thiohalobacter sp. DNA window ATTCGGGCCTACGCGGGCAGGTCGGCGAAGCTGCTGGCGCGGTCGCGGCCGCTGGCCTTGCTGAAGTAGAGTGCCTGGTCGGCGCGGCGCAGCAGGCTTTCCAGCAGGTCGGTGCGCTGTACTCCGGTTTCGTCACTCAGACTGGCGATGCCGGCGGAGGCGGTGACCCGAAGGGGATCGGGCTCGCTGCTGAAGGCGATGGCGCGCAGCGAACGCAGCACACGCTCGGCCAGCCGCCTCGCGCCATCGCGATCGGTCCCCGGGAGGGCGAGCACGAATTCCTCGCCGCCGAAACGGGCGATGATGTCGCCTTCGCGGGTCTGGCCCTTGATGAGGGCGGCGGTGACCTGCAGCACCTTGTCGCCCATGGTATGGCCGTGGCGGTCGTTGATCTGCTTGAAGCGGTCCAGGTCCAGCATCAGTACGGTGAAATCCAGGCCGTGGCGTACGGCGTTGGCGAGCGCGGCCTGGGCCTCGGGGAAAAAGAAGCGGCGGTTGTGGATGCCCGTGAGCTCGTCGATGATCGACAGCTCGCGGTAGCGCCGCTGCAGATCGTGGGCCTCGTCCAGGGCCTGCTGCAGCTCGCGGGTGCGTCGGGCCAGCTCCTGCTCCATGCGGTGGCGGTGGCGCCAGGCGGTGAGCAGGCGGGCGAGGAAATTGGCGAAGACCTGCAGCAGGTGTTCGTGGTGGTCGGCGAAGCGGTCCGCCAGGTTGTGCGAGACATTGATCACCCCCAGCAGCCGTTCCCCGTCGCGCATCGGTACCGAGACCAGCGAGCCGATCTCGGCGCGCTGTTCCGGATGCAGGAAGCGGACCTCGCGGCGGGTGTCGCGGCAGTGCTGCAGGTTGCCGGTCTCGGCGGCCATGCCCATGATGCCCTGGCCGATGCGGAAGCGGTGGGCTTGGCCAGGCGGTTCGTGCCGGCCGTCGAGCAGGGCGCCCAGGTCGGTGCCCTGGCGGCAGACCAGTTCGTCATCCTCGATCAGGAACACCGAGCAGCGCTCGAATTCCCCCGTGTCCATCAGTACCCGCAGCGCGCCTTCGAGCAGGGCGTCCTCGCTGTCGCCCTGCAGGTCGAAATCCGACAGTGCGCGCAGGGCCGACAGGTCACCCACCAGCCGGATGAAGCGCTGGTTGAGCTCGGCATAGGCACGACTGAAGCGTTCGCTGTCCATGGTGTCAGCAGTCTCCGTTACGGGTGAGCAGGGCGGCGAGGGCGCGGATGTCGGCATCGGCCGCCCGCCGCGCCTCGAATGCCTCGCGCAACCGGTCGACAGGCACCCCCCCCGCGACCGGGCCCGAGTCGGGCAGGCCGGCGGGCTCGTGTTCGGGGTCGGCATGGAGCGCTGCGCACAGGTCGCGGCACAGGGCCACCAACTGCACCAGCGCGGCGTGTGTGGGCGCCAGCCGGGGCTGGCCGCAGAACTCGATCACGCTGCCCACGCAGCCCGGCAGGTTCCACAGGGTGGCGATCACGCGGCCGGCCTCGGTCTCGTTGACGGCCAGCGCCTCGGACTCGAGCTCGGCCAGCGGTCGGTCGGGTTCACGCTGCCACTGGCGCAGGATGTCGCCCATGCGTCCGGGGAAGGCATGCACCAGCACCAGCCGCCCCAGGTTGTGCAGCAGCCCGGCCAGGAACAGGCAGTCCCGCTCGGCCTCGTCCAGCGGGCTGTGCGGCGCGAGCGCTGCCGCCAGGGTGGCGGTCTGGAAAGCCTGGTACCAGTAGCCCTCGACGTCGAAGTCGGGGCAGGCGCTGGCGTCGAAGGGGCGGCTGAGGGCAATGCCGATGGCCAGGCCGCGCACCATGTTCAGGCCCAGCACGCGCACGATGGCCTGGCGTACGCTGGTGACCTCGCGGCTGCGGGCGAAGTAGGCCGAGTTGGCGATGCCGACGATGCGTGCGGCCAGCCCCGGGTCCTGTTCGATGAGCGCGGCCAGCCGGTCGATGTCGGCCTCGTCGTCAGCCAGTTCCTTGAGCAGGCGGCAGGCCACGCCGGGCAGCGGCGGCAGGTGGAGGATTTCCTGCAGGCGGGCAAGGGGTGAGGTGTCCCGGTGTGTCATTGTTGTTATGTCAGACCTCTGACTGGGGCAGTGTCCGGGAGGCGAGATGCCCTGTTGCTCCCTGCATCGGTCGCTTGCCCGTGCAACTTGAGTCTGCATCATCCGGGATCCAGACGTCCATGCGGCCTGCCGTGATGCTTCAGTCGAAGCGCATGGACAGGTCGATGGCCTTGACGTCCTTGGTCAGGCTGCCGACGGAGATGAAGTCGACGCCGGTTTCGGCAATGGCGCGTACCGTCTCCAGCGTCACGCCGCCGGAGGCCTCGAGCCGGGCGTGGCCGCGATTGCGGGCCACGGCCTCGCGCAGGGTCTCCAGGTCGAAATTGTCCAGCAGCAGGATGTCGGCGCCGGCCTCGAGCGCGGCGTCGAGTTCTGCCAGGTTCTCGACCTCGACCTCGACCGGCAGGTCGGTGCCGAGTTGCCGGGCCGCGGCCACGGCCGCGGCGATGGAACCGCAGGCGGCAATGTGATTCTCCTTGATCAGGATACCGTCGTACAGCCCCATGCGGTGGTTGTGACAGCCGCCCATGCGCACTGCATGCTTCTGGGCATGGCGCAGGCCGGGCAGGGTCTTGCGGGTGTCGAGCAGGCGCACCGGCAGGCCGGCGACCGCATCTGCATAACGTCTTGCGAGGGTGGCGGTGCCGGACAGTGTCTGCAGCAGATTGAGCGCGCTGCGCTCGCCGCTGAGCAGCGGTCGCGCGGGACCGGAGAGTGTGCACAGCAGGGTATCGGCCGCGACCCGGTCGCCTTCCTGCTGGTGCCAGTCGATGCGGATGCGCGGGTCGAGTTCGGCGAAGACGGCGTTGAACCAGGCCAGGCCGCAGAGCACGGCCGGCTCGCGGGCGATGACGCGGGCGCGGGCCAGCGCGTCCTCGGGCACCAGTGCCGCGGTCAGGTCGCCGCCGCCGAGGTCTTCGTCCAGGCAGCGGCGGACCAGGGCGTGGATCTGCTGGTCCAGGGCCTCGAGCAGCATCGTGCTACCCCGTGGTCCGGATCGGTCCGATACCGATCGCCGGGGCAAGACTCTCGATGATCGGTTCCAGGGGAGCGGTTGCTGTGTCCATATGCGGGCCCGTTGTGGCAACGGGCCCATTATACGGGAAGGCACTCGGCTGCGGGGCGGGCCCCGGACTCAGCGGGTCGGTTTCTGCGGCCGGCTGAAGTAGTCATCCTTCAGCCGCCTGGCCAGTCCGGCGAGCAGGATCACGGCAATGATATTGGGCAGGGCCATGAGGATGTTGGTCACATCCGCGATGTTCCACACCAGCTGCAGGGGCACGGCCGCGCCGAACACCACCAGCAGCGCATACAGCACGCGATAGGGCATGACCGCGCCGTCGCCGAACAGGAAGCGTGCGGAACGATCGCCATAGTAGGACCAGGCGATGATGGTGGAAAAGGCGAACAGCGACAGACCGACGCCGACCACCATGCCGCCGGCCGGACCGAGGGTTTCCTGGAAGGCATGCGCGGTGAGCGCGGCGCCGACCAGGTCGTCGCTGCGGTCCACCCAGGCGCCGGTGACCACGATGACCAGGCCGGTGAGGGTGCAGATCACCAGGGTATCGATGAAAGGTTCCATCATGGCCACCAGGCCCTCGCGCACCGGTTCGTTGGTGCGCGCCGCGGCATGTGCCATGGGCGAGGAGCCGAGCCCGGCCTCGTTGGAGAACAGCCCGCGCGCCACGCCCCAGCGGATGGCCTCGCCGACCGCGGCGCCACCCACCGCCCAGGGATTGAGCGCGTGGTTGAAGATGGTCTTCAACGCGGCAGGGATCTCGCCGAGGTGGTTGAACAGCACCAGCAGGGCGGCGGCGATGTAGAGGGTGGCCATGAAGGGCACCAGGGTGCTGGCCACGCGGGCGATGCGGCGCACGCCGCCGATGATCACCAGCCCGACCAGGATGGCCATGACCAGCCCCACCAGCCAGGCCTGATCGGCGAAGCCCGGGTGCAGATAGCGCAGCCCGTCCACCACCGAATTGGCCTGGACCATGTTGCCGATGCCGAAGGAGGCGATCATGGCGAACAGGGCGAAGGCCATGGCCAGCTTGCGCATGTTCAGGCCGTTGAGCAGGGTGTACATGGGGCCGCCGGCGACCTCGCCGTCGGGCGTCACCTCGCGGAACTTCAGCGCCAGGGTGCATTCGGTGAACTTGGTGGCCATGCCCACGAAGGCCGTGACCCACATCCAGAACAGGGCGCCGGGTCCGCCCAGGGAGATGGCTGTGGCCACGCCCGCGATGTTGCCGGTGCCGACGGTGGCCGAGAGCGCGGTGGCCAGCGCCTGGAAATGGGAGACCTCGCCCTGGTGGGTGGGGTCGGAGTAGCGGCCGCTGATGAGCGCGGCCGAGTGGCGAAAGCCGCGGATCTGCACGAAGCCCAGGCGCAGGGTCAGGTAGAGGCCGGTCCCCAGCAGGACGATCAGGGTGATGGGGTGCCCCCACAGCAGACCGGAGAGGGTGCCGGTCCAGTCGGTGAGGGTCTGCAGCCAGTCGTTCATGGCGGGTTAAGGTACCCCACAGCGCCGCTGGCGCCCAGCCGGACTTGACTTGACCGATCGGTCAAGCATACTGGGGGCATGTCTGCCCAGTCTGACACCCGGACCCGCATCCTCGAGGCCGCCCGGGACCTCATCTACGCCAGCAGCTACGCCGACGTAGGCGTGCAGGCCATCTGCGATCGCGCCGGGGTGAAGAAGGGCAGCTTCTACCACTTCTTCAAAAGCAAGCAGGCACTGACCCTGGCGGTCATCGACCACTTCTTCTCCGATTTCCGGGACAGCCTGATTCGCGAGGCCTTCCACAGCGATCTGCCCCCACCGGAGCGCTTCGAGCGCCTGGTCGCGCTCGCCATCGCCCGCCAGGAGATGATCCATCGCGAGACCGGCCACGTGCTCGGCTGCCCCTTTGGCAACCTCGCCACCGAGATGGCCACCAGCGACCAGACCATCCGCGGTCGCATCGAGACCGTGTTTTCCCGCCTGCAGGGCTATGTCCGTGACGCCCTGCGCGACGGCATCGAGCGCGGCGATTTTCCGCCTCTGGATGTCGAGGCCACGGCCGCGGCCATGTTTGCCTATTTCGAAGGCCTGATGCTGCTGGCCAAGACGCGCAACGATCCGGCCGTGCTGCGCGAGTTGCTGCCGGCCATGACGCAGATCCGTATCCCGCTCGCTCGCTGACAGAAGGAGGTCGCCATGTGCCTGTCCGATCCCTGAGCCCGTCCATAGTTTGACCGACCAGTCAACTCGTTATCCGGAGACATGACAAGGAGAACGCCATCATGCATCAGCAATCCCCCGATACCCCTTCCGTTTCCGAACAGCCCCTGATCCGGCCGCAGCCGCCCGCCGCGGACCGGGAACAGGTGGCGCGCCTCTTTGAGGCTGTCGAGTCCCGGCTCGGCTTCGTGCCCGACGGGCTCAAGCTCTACAGCCTGAGCCCGCCCCTGCTGGAGGCCTTCCTGGGCAACGTCGCCTACTTCAACGAGGGCGGCACGGCGCTGTCGCCTGCGCTCACGGCCATGATCCGCTATCTGGTGTCCTGGGACAGCGGCTGCCGGTTCTGCGTGGACTTCAACGAGGCCCTGCTGGAACGCATGGGCCATTCCCTGGAGGCGGTGCGCGCCGCGCGTGATGATCCGGAACGGGCGCCGCTGGAGGCCCGTGAGCGCGCCCTGCTCGCACTGGCGCTGCGGGCGGTGACCGAGCCCGAGACCGTCACCGCCGATGATCTGGATGCGCTGCGGGCGCAGGGCTGGGGCGACCGCGAGCTCTTCGATGCGGTGGCCCAGGCGGCCAGCAACCGCGCCTTCAACCTGGTGCTGCGGACCTTCAAGGTCGAGCACCAGGGCGCGCTCGCCTGAAGCCGCGGGTGCGGGTCAGCGAGGACCCGCACCCGCCCCCTGCAGCGGGCGCCGGCGGCGTCGCAGCAGCGCCTTTTCCAGCTCCACCAGCAAATACACCAGCACCCCGCCGGCGAGGATGGGGAGCCAGTCG harbors:
- a CDS encoding TetR/AcrR family transcriptional regulator, whose product is MSAQSDTRTRILEAARDLIYASSYADVGVQAICDRAGVKKGSFYHFFKSKQALTLAVIDHFFSDFRDSLIREAFHSDLPPPERFERLVALAIARQEMIHRETGHVLGCPFGNLATEMATSDQTIRGRIETVFSRLQGYVRDALRDGIERGDFPPLDVEATAAAMFAYFEGLMLLAKTRNDPAVLRELLPAMTQIRIPLAR
- the nadC gene encoding carboxylating nicotinate-nucleotide diphosphorylase, translating into MLLEALDQQIHALVRRCLDEDLGGGDLTAALVPEDALARARVIAREPAVLCGLAWFNAVFAELDPRIRIDWHQQEGDRVAADTLLCTLSGPARPLLSGERSALNLLQTLSGTATLARRYADAVAGLPVRLLDTRKTLPGLRHAQKHAVRMGGCHNHRMGLYDGILIKENHIAACGSIAAAVAAARQLGTDLPVEVEVENLAELDAALEAGADILLLDNFDLETLREAVARNRGHARLEASGGVTLETVRAIAETGVDFISVGSLTKDVKAIDLSMRFD
- a CDS encoding alanine/glycine:cation symporter family protein, whose product is MNDWLQTLTDWTGTLSGLLWGHPITLIVLLGTGLYLTLRLGFVQIRGFRHSAALISGRYSDPTHQGEVSHFQALATALSATVGTGNIAGVATAISLGGPGALFWMWVTAFVGMATKFTECTLALKFREVTPDGEVAGGPMYTLLNGLNMRKLAMAFALFAMIASFGIGNMVQANSVVDGLRYLHPGFADQAWLVGLVMAILVGLVIIGGVRRIARVASTLVPFMATLYIAAALLVLFNHLGEIPAALKTIFNHALNPWAVGGAAVGEAIRWGVARGLFSNEAGLGSSPMAHAAARTNEPVREGLVAMMEPFIDTLVICTLTGLVIVVTGAWVDRSDDLVGAALTAHAFQETLGPAGGMVVGVGLSLFAFSTIIAWSYYGDRSARFLFGDGAVMPYRVLYALLVVFGAAVPLQLVWNIADVTNILMALPNIIAVILLAGLARRLKDDYFSRPQKPTR
- a CDS encoding sensor domain-containing diguanylate cyclase translates to MDSERFSRAYAELNQRFIRLVGDLSALRALSDFDLQGDSEDALLEGALRVLMDTGEFERCSVFLIEDDELVCRQGTDLGALLDGRHEPPGQAHRFRIGQGIMGMAAETGNLQHCRDTRREVRFLHPEQRAEIGSLVSVPMRDGERLLGVINVSHNLADRFADHHEHLLQVFANFLARLLTAWRHRHRMEQELARRTRELQQALDEAHDLQRRYRELSIIDELTGIHNRRFFFPEAQAALANAVRHGLDFTVLMLDLDRFKQINDRHGHTMGDKVLQVTAALIKGQTREGDIIARFGGEEFVLALPGTDRDGARRLAERVLRSLRAIAFSSEPDPLRVTASAGIASLSDETGVQRTDLLESLLRRADQALYFSKASGRDRASSFADLPA
- a CDS encoding carboxymuconolactone decarboxylase family protein, yielding MHQQSPDTPSVSEQPLIRPQPPAADREQVARLFEAVESRLGFVPDGLKLYSLSPPLLEAFLGNVAYFNEGGTALSPALTAMIRYLVSWDSGCRFCVDFNEALLERMGHSLEAVRAARDDPERAPLEARERALLALALRAVTEPETVTADDLDALRAQGWGDRELFDAVAQAASNRAFNLVLRTFKVEHQGALA
- a CDS encoding HDOD domain-containing protein; its protein translation is MTHRDTSPLARLQEILHLPPLPGVACRLLKELADDEADIDRLAALIEQDPGLAARIVGIANSAYFARSREVTSVRQAIVRVLGLNMVRGLAIGIALSRPFDASACPDFDVEGYWYQAFQTATLAAALAPHSPLDEAERDCLFLAGLLHNLGRLVLVHAFPGRMGDILRQWQREPDRPLAELESEALAVNETEAGRVIATLWNLPGCVGSVIEFCGQPRLAPTHAALVQLVALCRDLCAALHADPEHEPAGLPDSGPVAGGVPVDRLREAFEARRAADADIRALAALLTRNGDC